AAACAGGGATCGCAATTCTCAAGaaaaaaaaccccaaaatcaACACCATCGCAGCAGCTGCAGCAGCAGCTTCTTTCTTCTCGACCGCTTCAACCCATCTCATCACATGCCTTACGTTCCTTCTTCTTCAACACCCTAAACAAACACACATTCTCCGATTTCACTCAAACCCACCCTTTCTAATGATCTTGTTCAACACTTGTTCTTCCTGTCTTTCTAATTTAATCAACACTCATAAAGATTCACGTGTCTTCACTTCTTCCTACAATTTGAGTTAAAACAATTTGTGGGTTTTGTAATCAACACCCAAAGTTTGAATCTTTTAATGGAACAACAACATTCGGGTAATTCATCAGCAGCCGGAACCAGTGGGCGTTCCATAGCGTTAGAAATCGATCTAAACGAAGCCCCTTTACCCTCCCCTCGAGAATTCGCCGGCGCCGGTGGGTTTCCGCCGGAGCGCCGGTGTATGTCCTGTGGTGAGGTGGAAGGGTCGATGGTGATTTGTTTTGATTGTGGGAAAAGGTCTCATATTGAGTGTTTAGGGGTTAGGAAAGTGCAAAGGGGTTGGAAGTGTTTCGAGTGTTTGACTGACTACCGCAATGGGAAGAGGATACGGCTCGCTGCTGCCCCGGTGCCTTTCGATATAAATGAGTCTCCCCCGCGCGAACTCGACGGCGCTGAGGAGGGTTATTTTGTGAATTCAGAGCTGGTTTTAGCAGCCAGCTTTCCTAAGTAAGCTATATGAAGTTTTATACTtgaataatacataaatattcaTAATTGTTCATAATTGAAGATGTGTTATTTGCTTTATGGATATATGCTTTCATAATTGAGGTTTTATGTGTGAATGATTGTTACTGTTTTATAAGATCTCTTGTTTATGTAACTACTAATTAGGGTTTGAGCAAAATAGTAGTTTTTTACAACTTATGATTGTTTTAGAACTAGTAGTTGAATAGCATGAGCATGATCAGAAGTTTCCAAATCTATGTTTTTTTTGTCTTTATAAGTAATGTACCTTATTAAACATAGTACGTCAACGTCACGCGTTACACATTTCGATTCTCTATGCTTACGAAAGAAAAGGTTAAATCTTGTTTCATGGATTATACGTCAATTGACTTCGTGTTGTATTATCACATGATTTAAACTATGGTGGTATGGTTATCATTGAaccttttgttcttttgttttcatcttgatttttttatatttctGAAATTGGTTATAACATAATTTCGGTTTATAGAATGCAGGATTTGATGCGTAACCCTTTTCTTGGATTTGCTTTAAATTCTCCAATGTCGCACCCTGATATGAGGTTCATAGCGACCGGATCTCCGTCTCAAAATACTTCGTGTAGCATGCCTAGGTTTGCGCACGTAAATCTTGAAACCGCAACACGAAAGGGCAACTTGATCTATTTGCAGGCACTTAAAGATTATATAACCGAAAAACAAGGCGTGTTAGGAGACGGTTGGCGTGTTAAATTCGAATATTCCGAAACTAATTGCAAAACTTCCGCAATTTACTTCGCGCCAGACGGAACTCGATTTGATTCGATGTCACAAGTTGCTCATCATCTCGGTTTAACATCCACATTTAATTCATCGGAAACTGAAGATAAGGGTAACGGTTTCGTTTTAATACAGAAGGGATCACATTCTTCTAAAAGAAAAAAGGACAAGCGGGCCAATAACCGAGAGCATAAGAATACGTTGCGCAACGGTAAAAATTCAATAGAAGCTGACTCTttttcaaacgggtcaaagtTGTTTCACGATGGTTTTCCGGTTCAATTTGAAGACTTCTTTGTTATGTCGGTTGGAAAAATTGACCCGCGGGGTTCGTTCCACAACGCCTCGCAGATCTGGCCTGTTGGTTATCGGTCTATCTGGCATGATAAATTTACCGGGTCCATTTTCGTTTATGATGTTTTAGACGGTGGTGATTCGGGCCCGATTTTCAGAGTACATAGGTATCCATGCACGAAGCAGTCAATTCCTTACGCTTCAAAAGTCCTCTGCGTGAGAAAATGTGAACCGATTCACGATGATTACGATGACGATGATACAAACATTCACATGATGTTTACCGAACTTACTCCACCGCCTCACCTAGATAACGATAACATAACAAGTTTATTGACTGCGGACCCCACCATTAATCTTGAAGAACGTGAAGTAATCACCGGCAATCACGATTTAATTGGTGAATTTTCGATCGAGGACGTATCTTCATCATCTGCTTGGAAAAAAGCCGTTGAAACGCTACTACACGCATGCCATGAATCATATAACAAGAAAAAGGTGTTGACGTTTTGTTGCAATCATCGCGTCAATGAACAATGTCTTGACGCGTCATACGATTTTAGCACATTAGGGAAGTTTTGTTACGTAACGGGTCCGTTGAACAGCATCCCGGATAAGATACTGACAGTTACGGAGCTCGAATCTTCTTGTGAAGCGTTGAGAAAGTGGTTGGAACTTGATAGATTCGGGTTAGATGCGGAGTTTGTACAAGAACTCATAGAGCAGCTTCCTGGGGTTGCCGCGTGTGCGAAATACGAATCACTGATGACAAGAATTAACGGTTTGCGTTCCCAAACtgttggtagtggtttttttatGGCTATAAGTAAAGACGGTTTACAAAATGAGGCTGTGTCGAATAGTCTTAGGCAAACAAACAAGAGACCAAGTCCACCTGGCAACAAAGTCAACTCAAACCTTCCTCCTCATTTGATCGGTGACGTTATTCAGGTAATAGCTCTTTTAGAGGTGACAGGTTCAACCCGTTTACCAAAACGGGTCTTTTGGGTTGTATTTTTCTTTATTGTGTCATATGAGTACCGAACATTAATGGACATAAATGAACAAATGTGGcttgtgttcatgttcgttcatttaactaaatgaacgaaatttcttgtttgtgttcgtggACACAAACGAACTTtctgccgaacggttcacgaactgttcgctgaacatttggttcgtttgcagccctatgcAGAAGCTAGTCGGTTTGGGTTATATTTTTCTCCAATGGGTCAAGTGAGTAAAAAAGTTTTAACGTTGCGTAAAGTGTATTTAAATGCGTACTATATCCGGAATGaattaatttttcaaaaaatgcATTATTATGCCTAAATTTCCAAATTTTATGTTGTGTAGGCCTATGAAATCTGCTTGCGGTTTTATAAAGTTCTCGGGTTAGAGGCACCAATCTCTAGACAAGTGATGGAGAGCGAACTCATGAATCCATGGGTTGACGATTTGAAGCCCGTAAAATGGTCTTCAGTTGATTTTCAAAAAAATCTAATCTTGAAAACATTAGAAAACACCCGACCCAATGACGTCACCTTTAATGCCGGTGAAGATTCCGTTGAACACGAACGAGAAGGTTCTCGAGCAGAAGCCGCTAGCAAATGCGCAGGTGTTGAACTCGCGAAATTCCACATGGCACTTCTGAAGGTGGTAATAGAAGATGTGTTGGTAAAAGTCAAGGAAATATACGACCCGTTTGGTGGGGTCGAGTCAAAGTCAAGAAAAGGGAGGAAAAAAGATGCGGAGGTTGTGGTTGGTGGTAAAAGGATAAGTCTTGATATGCTACCTGTGAATGAATTCACGTGGCCCGAAGTAGCGCGAAGATATATTTTGGTTGCGTTGTCTGTTGACGGTAACTTTGAATCTTCAGAGGTCATGACCCGTGAGTGCGGTAAAGTGTTCCATTGTTTGCATGGTGACGGTGGCACACTTTGCGGCTCGCTAACCGGAGTGGCTGCAATGGAGGCTGATGCCATGGTGAGCTGTATTCAGTTTTTTGGTTACAGACTAATGGGTCAAAACTGGTTGGGCTGGGCTGACCCAATATCACATTATTGGTCTTAACTTTtgaatttaatatattatattatgttcATATAACGACCGCTTTCAGAAAAAAAACCTATGGACTTCCACTTTTTGTGCAGGAAAAGTCTCAATTTTTTGTTTCTTAATGATCTATAACTtgttaaaatttaacaaaaataaCCGCTTTCAACAACTTGGTGGATTTAATCATTCAAAaaagattttcttgttaaatatataaCAAGTTAAAGAATTTATCAAGTTAAGGTATTTATATAGtgcaaaaaaaaaagtttaggGACTTTTCTACACAAAAAGTGTCCATAATTTTATTCTAAAATCTTTCCTAATATGATTActaaaaatattttacaaataaaaatgggattttttggaaaaaaaaacattttaggAGGTTGTaagtgttgtaagaatcgctaggcgctagtcatccggtggggtaccgactagcgattaatcggattgggattttatatgtaattttcagttttattgtatatatacacatatttttatatgtattttttaagtagacatgttttaacacCTTTGACCCATATTTTCAAGTAGATAGGATCAATTGCCGGAATTTACAGGTTTTAGTCAAGAATCTGGCCGGAATTGCTAGACTGCCACCGATTTTTGGCCAATTACGATTGGATTTGACCACTGTTGACCGTGTACTGATTAGTTGACCGATTAGATAAAAATTACTCGGTGAACCTCCGGCTAGGGATTAGTCGGAagctagtcgggatttttacaaccatttGTAACAAGTTGTGTATGCTACGTGTGGCCTTCAACCTGCTCGATTCATTCTCCTTTTAACCAATTTTTCCACTTTACCCGTTCACAATAAAAGCTTACCCAGATTGGCTTAttttcgttttgtaaaccatgttaTTTTGCATGCTGCGGATCGCGATTTCTTATCTTGGCATCTTTTGATTTTGTTTTCTTATCAAATCTTACCAATTAAAGATTTTGCTATTTTCGTTATTCTCAGGTTTTGGCAGAAGCATCGAAGAAAATCTTTTCTTCCGTGAACAGTAAAGCGGTTGAGTTTATCATAGATCAGAAAGAAATCGACACTGGAGACTCCGCAAAAGAGATGAATGTAATCGACGATGATTCACCAGAGTGGGCCCAGGCTCTTGAACCCGTAAGAAAACTACCGACTAATGTCGGGGCAAGAATCAGAAGATGCATTTATGAATCTTTGAGCAAAAATCCACCCGATTGGGCCAAAAAGATTCTTGAACACTCCATTAGCAAAGAAGTTTACAAGGGAAACGCATCGGGACCCACAAAGGtactttatttaattaattataggCAAATTGCATGAAATGGAAACCAATTTTACACATTTTACACTCAAATTAGATATAAAATAGAAGTTTTTTAAATACACATTAAAAAAAGACGTTTTTAAAAACTtgtaaatcattttttttaattttctctaTGGCGTTTGATGTGGTATTAGCCTGTGTCACATCAATTGGTTGATTGGTAAAAGATTTCAAGTTCGTTGTCAAAATCGAAAAAAAGTGTTTCTTTTTCGTGCAGATTGCACTATGCTTCTTAAGTTATTGATGTCTGTTTTAGTACTTACTCTACAACTAAtcctttcaaaataaaaaaaaaaaatagagagCGGTTATATCAGTTCTTGAGAAAGTGAGAGTTGATATTCCTCAACCGAAGCCCGctgagaagaaagaaaaagaaaaaagtgGCGTAAGAACGTTATCTGACGCTGTTATGAAACGGTGCCGTGTGGTGTTAAGATCGGTGGCTGCCGCAGATGAAGATCGGGTTTTTTTCAATCTTTTGGCAAGACCCGTTTTGAAGCCGAACGATCCTGATGATACGGGAGTACTTGGATATCCCGCAATGGTTTCCCGTCCATTGGATTTTAGGACAATTGATCTTAGATTGGCTGCAGGGTTTTACGTTACTTCGCATGAATCTTTCATCGAGGATGTTCGAGAGGTATTATATCAATTTTTTACCCATCGGTACATTTAGTGGATTCATTATCTGACATGTGTTATTGTGTGTCAGGTTTGGCAGAATTTAAGAATAGCTTATCGTGATATACCTGATTACATCGAGTTAGTTGAAACACTATCGAATAAATTTGAAGAATTATACGAAGAAGAGGTTAGTTGATTTCTCTTGCCCTAATTTCCTATTAATTACCGAAAAACCAAATATATTTATTCATGCCATTTGCGAATCCGACAGTTAGGTAACGTACAGTTTTGTTAAACTTTTGATGTGTGAGACAATATTTGTCAACGTTCTAACATGAAAAATACAAGTGGCATTGGCGGGTCGGATGAGTTGGTTAACGGGCTCGGATTAAAGCGGGTAACCATTTGGTACGGGTTGGGTTGGCCTGGAACACCTTTtgtccagtttttttttttttttttttttttttttttttttttttgataagatGATTTAGGAGTTGTTGTGTTAAAACTGTAAAATTACAATTTGAACAAATTTTGAACCattgatcatttcttttttactTGCTCTTTTTCATTTTGCCGGTTTGAGCTATGCTTAACAGAATTGACCCATTCATAAAAAGTAAACAAGCCAGGTTTGCCTTCTCTAACAGAGAAGttggcctgtaaacgaaccgaacatgaactgttcatgaacttgttcgacgggaagttcgtttatgttcgtttatttataaCCGGactgtttatttaataaacgaacgaacatgaacacacgttTTGTTTGTTCAATTATGTTCGTCATTTCGGTTCGtttatttacatttgtttatggttgttcatttatgtttcatgcataagtagttatatttatataaatattaaacataaaatgATTTACCTTTTTCTTGCATTGATGTCATTACTTCTACTGGATTTTGTCCATTTAAACATTATTAATTTGCGGGTCCAATTTACTTAGGTACTAAACCTCGTGAGCAGAATTACATGCAATGGTAACAGTTTCGATTCATCAACCGAAGAAGCGAAAAAAGAGTTAAATTCGCTTGTTATTGAGATAACCGAGGGCCCGCTCCCCCCCGCACCATGGGAGGACGGGGTGTGCAAAGTATGCGGGATGGATAAAGATGACGATAGTGTTTTATTATGCGATAAATGTGATTCCGAATACCATACATATTGCTTAGTTCCACCACTTGCAAGAATTCCAGATGGCAATTGGTATTGCCCTTCT
The sequence above is drawn from the Helianthus annuus cultivar XRQ/B chromosome 12, HanXRQr2.0-SUNRISE, whole genome shotgun sequence genome and encodes:
- the LOC110894817 gene encoding methyl-CpG-binding domain-containing protein 9; translation: MEQQHSGNSSAAGTSGRSIALEIDLNEAPLPSPREFAGAGGFPPERRCMSCGEVEGSMVICFDCGKRSHIECLGVRKVQRGWKCFECLTDYRNGKRIRLAAAPVPFDINESPPRELDGAEEGYFVNSELVLAASFPKMQDLMRNPFLGFALNSPMSHPDMRFIATGSPSQNTSCSMPRFAHVNLETATRKGNLIYLQALKDYITEKQGVLGDGWRVKFEYSETNCKTSAIYFAPDGTRFDSMSQVAHHLGLTSTFNSSETEDKGNGFVLIQKGSHSSKRKKDKRANNREHKNTLRNGKNSIEADSFSNGSKLFHDGFPVQFEDFFVMSVGKIDPRGSFHNASQIWPVGYRSIWHDKFTGSIFVYDVLDGGDSGPIFRVHRYPCTKQSIPYASKVLCVRKCEPIHDDYDDDDTNIHMMFTELTPPPHLDNDNITSLLTADPTINLEEREVITGNHDLIGEFSIEDVSSSSAWKKAVETLLHACHESYNKKKVLTFCCNHRVNEQCLDASYDFSTLGKFCYVTGPLNSIPDKILTVTELESSCEALRKWLELDRFGLDAEFVQELIEQLPGVAACAKYESLMTRINGLRSQTVGSGFFMAISKDGLQNEAVSNSLRQTNKRPSPPGNKVNSNLPPHLIGDVIQAYEICLRFYKVLGLEAPISRQVMESELMNPWVDDLKPVKWSSVDFQKNLILKTLENTRPNDVTFNAGEDSVEHEREGSRAEAASKCAGVELAKFHMALLKVVIEDVLVKVKEIYDPFGGVESKSRKGRKKDAEVVVGGKRISLDMLPVNEFTWPEVARRYILVALSVDGNFESSEVMTRECGKVFHCLHGDGGTLCGSLTGVAAMEADAMVLAEASKKIFSSVNSKAVEFIIDQKEIDTGDSAKEMNVIDDDSPEWAQALEPVRKLPTNVGARIRRCIYESLSKNPPDWAKKILEHSISKEVYKGNASGPTKRAVISVLEKVRVDIPQPKPAEKKEKEKSGVRTLSDAVMKRCRVVLRSVAAADEDRVFFNLLARPVLKPNDPDDTGVLGYPAMVSRPLDFRTIDLRLAAGFYVTSHESFIEDVREVWQNLRIAYRDIPDYIELVETLSNKFEELYEEEVLNLVSRITCNGNSFDSSTEEAKKELNSLVIEITEGPLPPAPWEDGVCKVCGMDKDDDSVLLCDKCDSEYHTYCLVPPLARIPDGNWYCPSCMSSQPIVQDERCGTRALSRLRGKKKFQKEFTRNLLEKLAPLADTMELMEYWELGTEERVFLFKFLCDESLSSGVVRNDLGSDSGDLEKQLRKLYKELKTQNKKEDVMASNSAKEVEDKCQEDENLSFSKSSDGQSQIQNEENDGDQDQESIQERITNLESKKAKPVIRREFLGRDLVGRLYWAVSSPERVLVSGPHGRMKACEMPEMYTSDDSLWTCYESDSEIQELIGWLRDDDAREKDLKETITHWQSNRVNIDNTLQTVQGNCSTSSGYDTKARAILEKKFGLFLKKHCRKGKSVNNGNWYRCECLELVGSTRHHCSSCHLTYSTNEELEGHNNGKCGNHQETEQPAKSKKVSIVKHAALPDHHDEPKSDCPFNFEEIRAKFCTRGSLKDEVKDIGLIGSNGVPSLIWFNPNDGPTEFPLSEKQSISETPSKVERSKPKGIGGKSSLKTRTPVRICQSSLKPLAGRVLEILRHLKIILFDMESALPNEAIRPSRGGLDRLRAWRAFVKSAQSIYEMVQATIIFEEMIKTEYFRKEWWYWSSPATAAKISNISALALRIYALDAAIYYEMPATSNLDPTDPVTPKAEKKSTEKSNTKEVSEKSNPKNSQRASSSPATDSKPPEASRPKTRSKKKSRDSDS